TCGTGGGCGAGAACGCGCCGCAGGAGGCCGATGTTGGTCTGCAGGCCGAGCACTGCGAACTCTCCGAGCGCCGCGTGAGCGCGGCGCCGCGCCTGCTCACGCGTACGCCCGGCGGCGGCGAGCTTCGCGAGCAGCGGGTCGTAGTGGACCGGGACGTCGCTGCCTGCGCCCACGCCGGAATCGACGCGTATGCCCGGGCCCGACGGTTCGTGATACCCGGCTATCGTGCCGGCCTGCGGCAGGTAGCCGGCGGCCGGGTCCTCGGCGTAGACGCGGCACTCGACGGCGTGGCCGCGGGGTGCGACCTCCGCCGCGCTCCACGGGAGCGGCCGTCCCGCGGCGACGACGAGCTGCGCCTCGACGAGGTCCACGCCGGTGACGAGCTCCGTGATGGGATGCTCGACCTGCAGGCGCGTGTTCATCTCCAGGAAGTAGCACCCGGCGTCGTCGCCGGCGCCGTCGATCAGGAACTCGACGGTGCCGGCATTCTCGTAGCCGGCGTGGCGCGCCACGTCCACCGCCGCGGCGGCGAGGCGGGCGCGCAGGCCGGGAGACAGGCCCGGAGCCGGGGACTCCTCGATCACCTTCTGGTGCCGCCGCTGCGTGGAGCAGTCCCGCTCGCCGAGCTGCAGGACGCTCCCGTGCCGATCCGCCACCACCTGCACCTCGACGTGCCGCGGCCGCTCGATCCGCCGCTCGACGTACAGCGTGCCGTCGCCCGCCGTGGCCTGCGCCTCGCGCCGGGCCCGCGCGATGTCTTCCTCGAGGGAGTCACCGCTGGTCGCGGTCACCATCCCCTTGCCGCCGCCGCCGGCCGAGGGCTTCAGGATCAACGGAAACCCGGTCCGCCGCGCCGCCGCGGCGATGCCGGCCTCCGACTGATCCGTGGGCTCGCCGCCCGGCACCACCTGAACGCCCGCGTCCCGGGCCGCGCGCCGCGCGTTTATCTTCGAGCCGAAGCGGGCGATCACGTCCGCGGGCGGCCCGATGAACGTGAGCCCCGCGTCGTCGCAAGCCGCCGCCAGCGCCGGGTCCTCCGAGAGGAAGCCGTAGCCCGGATGCACCGCGTCGGCGCCGCTGGCGCGGGCGGCGTCGACGATGCGCCCGACCGACAGGTAGCTCTCGGCCGCCGGCGCCGGGCCGATGCGCACCGCCGCGTCGCACGCGGCGACGTGGCGCGCGTTGCGGTCGGCGTCCGAGAAGACCGCCGCGGCGGGAATGCCGAGTGCGCGGCAGGTGCGCGCGATGCGGACTGCGATCTCGCCGCGGTTGGCGATCAGGACCCGCGTGAACATGGAACGCTACATCCGGAATACGCCGTACGACGGCGACTCGATTGGCGCGCGGCATGCCACCGCCAGTCCGAGGGCCAGCGCGTCGCGCGTCTCGGCCGGGGCCAGGATGCCGTCGTCCCACAGGCGCGCGGTGGCGTAGTACGGCGATCCCTCCCGCTCGTACTTCTCCCGGATCGGCGAGCGGATCGCCTCGACCTCCGCGTCGGTGAGGCTGCTTCCCGCACGGGCCGCCTGGTCGGCCTTGACGGTTGCGAGCACCCCGGCCGCCTGCTCGCCCCCCATCACGGAGATCCGGGCGTTCGGCCAGGTCCAGAGGAAGCGCGGGTCGTAGGCGCGCCCGCACATGCCGTAGTTGCCGGCGCCGAACGACCCACCGATGATCACCGTCGCCTTGGGGACGACGCTGTTCGCCACGGCGTTGACCATCTTGGCGCCGTCCTTGGCGATGCCGCGCCGCTCGTACTCGCGGCCCACCATGAAGCCGGTGATGTTCTGCAGGAACACCAGCGGCACGCCCCGCCGGTTGCAGAGCTGAATGAAGTGGGACGCCTTGAGAGCCGATTCCGAGAAAAGCACTCCGTTGTTGGCGATCAGGCCGACGAGCAACCCGTGCAACCGGGCGAAACCCGTGACCAGGGTGGGACCGTAGCGCGCCTTGAACTCGTCGAAGCGCGAGCCGTCGACCAGGCGCGCGATGACCTCGAGAACGTCGTAGGGCTTGCGCGGATCCGGCGGCACCACCCCCAGCAGCTCGTCCGGGTCGCAGGCCGGGTCCTCCGGGGCCGTGCGGTCCGGGGCGCCGGACGCGGCGGGGGCGGCGGGCAGCGTCGACACGACGGTGCGGGCCAGACGCAGGGCGTGCT
This genomic interval from Acidobacteriota bacterium contains the following:
- a CDS encoding acetyl/propionyl-CoA carboxylase subunit alpha, with product MFTRVLIANRGEIAVRIARTCRALGIPAAAVFSDADRNARHVAACDAAVRIGPAPAAESYLSVGRIVDAARASGADAVHPGYGFLSEDPALAAACDDAGLTFIGPPADVIARFGSKINARRAARDAGVQVVPGGEPTDQSEAGIAAAARRTGFPLILKPSAGGGGKGMVTATSGDSLEEDIARARREAQATAGDGTLYVERRIERPRHVEVQVVADRHGSVLQLGERDCSTQRRHQKVIEESPAPGLSPGLRARLAAAAVDVARHAGYENAGTVEFLIDGAGDDAGCYFLEMNTRLQVEHPITELVTGVDLVEAQLVVAAGRPLPWSAAEVAPRGHAVECRVYAEDPAAGYLPQAGTIAGYHEPSGPGIRVDSGVGAGSDVPVHYDPLLAKLAAAGRTREQARRRAHAALGEFAVLGLQTNIGLLRRVLAHDAFVAAEVHTGFLAEHEKALIGTAPDELTLAAVAAASAVQSKRDHRTAAGGGSGADRHPPRDARDAGVWSRLAGWRLGADD
- a CDS encoding methylcrotonoyl-CoA carboxylase; this encodes MDRLRSRVRTDSHEFRANRAAMTALVRELAERRAAAREGGGPAARQRLHGRGMLTARERIDRLLDAGSPFLELAPLAAYGMYDGAAPAAGLVTGIGRVSGREALIVANDATVKGGTYFPVTVKKHLRAQQIAADNRLPCLYLVDSGGAYLPLQAEVFPDREHFGRIFYNQARMSAAGIPQIAVVMGSCTAGGAYVPAMSDETIIVRGAGTIFLGGPPLVKAATGEEVTAEELGGADTHTRVSGVADYLAEDEEHALRLARTVVSTLPAAPAASGAPDRTAPEDPACDPDELLGVVPPDPRKPYDVLEVIARLVDGSRFDEFKARYGPTLVTGFARLHGLLVGLIANNGVLFSESALKASHFIQLCNRRGVPLVFLQNITGFMVGREYERRGIAKDGAKMVNAVANSVVPKATVIIGGSFGAGNYGMCGRAYDPRFLWTWPNARISVMGGEQAAGVLATVKADQAARAGSSLTDAEVEAIRSPIREKYEREGSPYYATARLWDDGILAPAETRDALALGLAVACRAPIESPSYGVFRM